Proteins encoded together in one Otariodibacter oris window:
- a CDS encoding transferrin-binding protein-like solute binding protein → MTIKFKKNQLALVFPILLAACTGKGSFDSNVVEKNIDIQPNINTNENLDNGSTESVSADNAKESMLGKELGLVRRNQQDFVLRNGKTIEDVIIINDIVNGEQSYKASRMADAPLKQNDIVERSNNLFKPKDGYSHIDFGIENMKNSLSSVENDDGNLIYESVDSPFKAYYQGDLSSQSLPTAPEVMYEGEWAFITDAKSFRNSLDVVSSKYYVNTFKAGDYFSANSNNEENATHSSRFTVNFNDKTLVGELGRTLDGNYVVRYNIIDGEIVGNRFTGKAVPTVNDRQKEQYFYADSDSVEGGFYGDNAEELAGSFFANDGSLFAVFGAKTNASIANLSPEDISEAFKIKIDDNTINASAMANFIGISKLVVDGKAVPLVKSKSFTSATLNPETDNKVDVHYTFLDNVSFGSFSHTSSEDQNNTSAIDEASLSERSKSHIAVVRQVIDTYTGTESNLFYELYNAGADDDDFNRLRFAIDVVLKNDSTKLDDTQKSKLEYVRNEIFEYMTDELKKKIVKELNDDNDRATSNPTLDTASSEEERNRIFEEGHYYSNDEDGVKLLYGELYSEKTNEYYPYSEFKSDLASIKERVASELNARERDMSLFSKLEENIAEKIALVQKPTNSSLGNYLFLQGLKTPVDKMPTAQSFEYRGNWYGYFDGRTQVSEGNQANGATTERRVRSDALSTAPTERKAFFLANFADKSLNGYLSDNALPDDRTFDNLKSEDRNIIIEASIDRNTFNGKAYTNGSGIVLEKGTNGNTATPRMVFNSDGADVKGAFFGNEAQALGGKIHYENSSTKEKAEIVFGAEKVK, encoded by the coding sequence ATGACCATAAAATTTAAAAAAAATCAATTAGCATTAGTATTTCCTATCTTATTAGCAGCTTGTACAGGTAAAGGAAGTTTTGATTCTAATGTTGTAGAAAAAAATATTGATATTCAGCCAAACATAAATACGAATGAAAATCTTGATAATGGTTCAACAGAATCAGTTTCCGCTGATAATGCTAAAGAATCAATGTTGGGTAAAGAATTGGGATTAGTTCGTAGAAATCAACAAGATTTTGTGCTTCGTAATGGAAAAACTATTGAAGATGTGATCATCATCAATGATATCGTAAATGGTGAACAATCTTATAAAGCATCTAGAATGGCTGATGCTCCCCTAAAACAAAATGATATTGTAGAGAGAAGTAATAATTTATTTAAACCTAAAGATGGATATTCACATATTGATTTTGGGATCGAGAATATGAAAAATTCTCTTTCATCAGTGGAAAATGATGATGGTAATCTCATATATGAAAGTGTTGATAGCCCTTTTAAAGCATATTACCAAGGCGATCTCTCTTCTCAGTCACTTCCTACCGCACCAGAAGTAATGTATGAAGGAGAATGGGCATTCATTACTGATGCAAAATCCTTTAGAAATTCATTAGATGTCGTCAGTTCTAAATATTATGTAAATACATTTAAAGCTGGCGATTATTTTAGTGCTAATTCAAATAATGAGGAAAATGCCACGCACAGTAGCCGATTTACTGTCAATTTTAATGATAAAACTTTAGTCGGTGAATTGGGTAGAACCTTAGATGGAAATTATGTTGTTCGTTATAACATTATTGATGGAGAAATTGTGGGTAATCGCTTTACTGGAAAGGCAGTACCTACTGTAAATGATCGTCAAAAAGAGCAATATTTTTATGCCGACTCTGATTCTGTTGAGGGGGGATTCTATGGTGACAATGCAGAAGAATTAGCGGGAAGTTTCTTTGCAAATGATGGCTCTTTATTTGCTGTATTTGGTGCTAAAACAAATGCTTCTATAGCGAATTTATCTCCAGAGGATATATCAGAGGCATTTAAAATTAAAATTGATGACAATACTATCAATGCTTCTGCCATGGCTAATTTTATTGGAATATCAAAATTAGTTGTAGATGGTAAAGCTGTACCTCTCGTTAAATCTAAATCATTCACTAGTGCTACTTTAAATCCTGAAACAGATAATAAAGTCGATGTACATTATACATTCTTAGATAATGTTAGTTTTGGTTCATTTAGCCATACTAGTTCTGAAGATCAAAATAATACAAGTGCAATTGATGAAGCATCATTATCAGAAAGATCTAAAAGTCACATCGCTGTTGTTCGACAAGTTATTGATACTTATACGGGGACAGAGAGTAATTTATTTTATGAGTTATATAATGCAGGAGCAGATGATGATGACTTTAATCGCCTAAGATTTGCAATAGATGTTGTACTGAAAAATGACAGCACTAAATTAGATGATACACAAAAATCAAAATTGGAATATGTGAGAAACGAAATTTTCGAGTATATGACTGATGAATTAAAGAAAAAGATCGTCAAAGAGCTTAATGATGACAATGATCGCGCTACTAGCAATCCAACTTTAGATACAGCATCTTCTGAAGAAGAACGAAATAGAATATTTGAAGAAGGGCATTATTATAGTAATGATGAAGACGGAGTTAAATTACTGTATGGAGAATTATATTCCGAAAAAACGAATGAATATTATCCATATAGTGAATTTAAATCTGATCTTGCAAGTATAAAAGAAAGAGTTGCTAGTGAGTTAAATGCTAGAGAACGAGATATGTCTCTTTTTTCCAAACTTGAAGAAAATATAGCTGAAAAAATAGCATTAGTACAAAAACCGACTAATAGTTCTTTAGGTAACTATTTGTTCTTACAAGGACTTAAAACACCTGTCGATAAAATGCCAACGGCTCAATCATTTGAATATAGAGGAAATTGGTATGGTTATTTCGATGGAAGAACTCAGGTTTCCGAAGGAAACCAAGCTAATGGTGCCACAACAGAGAGAAGAGTTAGAAGTGATGCTCTTAGCACGGCACCTACGGAAAGAAAAGCATTCTTCTTAGCTAATTTTGCAGATAAATCTTTAAATGGCTATCTCAGCGATAATGCACTACCAGATGATAGAACTTTTGATAATTTAAAAAGTGAAGATAGAAACATCATCATTGAAGCATCAATTGATCGAAATACATTCAATGGTAAGGCTTATACCAATGGCTCTGGTATCGTTTTAGAAAAAGGGACTAACGGCAATACAGCGACGCCGAGAATGGTATTTAACTCGGATGGTGCTGATGTTAAAGGTGCATTTTTTGGTAATGAGGCTCAAGCATTAGGTGGAAAAATCCATTATGAGAATTCATCAACAAAAGAAAA
- a CDS encoding exoribonuclease II, which translates to MFQNNPLLAQLKQQIEASKEYVEGIVKASDKSYGFLECDKETFFIPPPEMKKIMHGDKIRASVKRDGDKAQVEVDSLIEPMLNRFIAQVRFNKEGKLQLSVDHPNIKLSIPANTNKKVTEKLAENDWVVAQLKNHPLRDDRFFFAQVTQFICQANDNFAPWWVTLAKHEQPREAVKGEAEYHLHDELEREDLTNLYFTTIDSPSTQDMDDALYIEPIKQGEEQSGWCLVVAIADPTAYIPENSNIEKAARQRCFTNYLPGFNIPMLPRELSDELCSLVPNEKRPALVAYIEVDMSGEVISEPQFTSAWVESKAKLAYNDVSDFIEGNENHWVPENEETKQQIEWLHQFTQARMDWRAKNAVIFKEQGDYSFELNEDGSVRDIHVEFRRIANQMIEESMILANICAAQYLDKYAHTGIFNTHSGFDPKNLEAVKNFLLDTLSTDENRDELAERYSVERLATLEGYCEMRRDIADFPENFLDMRLRRYLTFAEFKAQSAPHLGLGIEHYATWTSPIRKYGDMVNHRLIKQVLAHKATSAVEESILARLQEARKQNRMVERDIADWLYALYLAPMVEKNIEFDCEIQDVSRGGLRVKAIENGASIFIPFSSLHNNKDEMQFNIEDMALYIKGEKTYQIGQAIRVKLKEVRVETRSIIGELLV; encoded by the coding sequence ATGTTTCAAAATAACCCCCTATTAGCACAACTTAAGCAACAAATCGAAGCCAGTAAAGAATATGTAGAAGGCATAGTAAAAGCATCTGATAAGAGCTATGGCTTTCTTGAATGTGATAAAGAGACCTTCTTTATTCCACCACCAGAAATGAAAAAAATTATGCACGGAGACAAAATTCGTGCTTCCGTAAAACGTGATGGAGATAAAGCTCAGGTCGAAGTTGATTCGTTAATTGAACCTATGCTAAATCGCTTTATTGCTCAGGTGAGATTCAATAAAGAGGGGAAATTACAGCTTTCAGTTGATCATCCCAATATTAAATTATCAATTCCTGCTAATACCAATAAAAAAGTGACTGAAAAATTAGCGGAGAATGATTGGGTTGTTGCACAATTAAAAAATCATCCATTAAGGGATGATCGCTTTTTCTTTGCTCAAGTTACGCAATTTATTTGTCAAGCTAATGATAATTTTGCACCTTGGTGGGTAACCCTTGCTAAACATGAGCAACCGAGAGAAGCCGTAAAAGGCGAGGCGGAATATCATTTACACGACGAGTTAGAGCGTGAAGATTTAACCAATTTATATTTTACGACGATTGACTCACCAAGCACACAAGATATGGATGATGCACTCTATATTGAACCAATTAAACAAGGCGAAGAACAATCAGGCTGGTGTTTAGTGGTGGCGATTGCTGATCCAACTGCTTATATCCCAGAAAATTCAAATATTGAAAAAGCCGCTCGTCAACGTTGTTTCACTAACTATTTACCCGGTTTCAATATTCCAATGTTACCGAGAGAATTATCAGATGAGCTTTGCTCGTTAGTGCCGAACGAAAAACGTCCTGCATTAGTGGCGTATATTGAAGTCGATATGTCGGGCGAAGTGATTTCTGAACCGCAATTTACGTCGGCGTGGGTAGAGTCTAAGGCTAAATTGGCTTATAACGATGTTTCTGATTTCATTGAAGGTAACGAAAATCATTGGGTACCTGAAAATGAGGAAACCAAGCAACAAATTGAATGGTTACACCAATTCACTCAAGCTCGCATGGACTGGCGTGCTAAAAATGCTGTTATTTTCAAAGAGCAAGGCGACTATTCTTTTGAATTAAATGAAGATGGTTCGGTGCGTGATATCCATGTTGAATTTCGTCGTATTGCAAATCAAATGATTGAAGAGTCTATGATCCTTGCGAACATTTGTGCTGCACAATATTTAGATAAATATGCACATACGGGTATTTTTAATACCCATTCAGGCTTTGATCCTAAAAATTTAGAGGCAGTTAAAAATTTCTTATTGGATACCTTATCGACTGATGAAAATCGCGATGAATTAGCCGAACGTTATTCAGTGGAACGTTTAGCAACCTTGGAAGGTTATTGTGAAATGCGTCGTGATATCGCTGACTTCCCAGAAAACTTCCTCGATATGCGTTTACGTCGCTATCTCACTTTTGCTGAGTTTAAGGCACAGTCGGCACCGCATTTAGGCTTGGGGATTGAACATTATGCGACTTGGACTTCTCCAATTCGTAAATATGGCGATATGGTGAACCATCGTTTAATCAAACAAGTGTTAGCTCATAAAGCGACAAGTGCAGTTGAAGAGAGTATTTTGGCTCGTTTACAAGAAGCGCGTAAGCAAAATCGTATGGTTGAGCGTGATATTGCTGATTGGCTGTATGCTCTTTATCTTGCTCCAATGGTGGAAAAAAATATTGAATTTGATTGCGAAATTCAAGACGTTTCACGTGGTGGGCTACGAGTGAAAGCGATAGAAAATGGTGCCTCAATATTTATCCCATTCTCTTCTTTACATAACAATAAAGATGAAATGCAATTTAATATTGAAGATATGGCGCTATATATCAAAGGCGAGAAAACCTATCAAATTGGACAAGCAATTCGAGTTAAATTGAAAGAGGTTAGAGTCGAAACTCGTTCAATTATTGGCGAATTATTAGTGTAA
- the fabI gene encoding enoyl-ACP reductase FabI, translated as MGFLANKRILIAGVASSRSIAYGIAKAMHREGAELAFTYQNDKLKARVEEFAAEFGSSIVIPCDVGSDESIVDCFKQLATHWDKFDGFVHSIAYAPADQLDGDYVDAVNREGFRIAHDISSYSFVAMAKEARPMLNEGSALVTLTYLGAERAIPNYNTMGVAKASLEANTRFMAQSLGKDGVRVNAISAGPIRTLAASGIKNFKKMLAACEAVTPIRRTVTIDDVGNAAAFLCSNLASGISGEVVHVDGGFNIVAMSELGDE; from the coding sequence ATGGGCTTTTTAGCTAATAAACGTATTTTAATTGCAGGTGTTGCGAGTAGCCGTTCTATTGCCTACGGTATCGCAAAAGCAATGCATCGTGAAGGTGCAGAACTTGCATTTACTTATCAAAATGACAAATTAAAAGCGCGTGTTGAAGAATTTGCGGCAGAGTTTGGTTCAAGCATCGTTATTCCATGCGATGTCGGTAGCGATGAAAGTATTGTTGATTGTTTTAAACAATTAGCAACTCATTGGGATAAATTTGATGGTTTCGTACACTCAATCGCTTACGCACCAGCCGATCAATTAGATGGTGATTATGTGGATGCGGTAAATCGTGAAGGTTTCCGTATCGCTCACGACATTAGCTCATACAGCTTTGTTGCAATGGCTAAAGAAGCGCGTCCAATGTTAAATGAAGGATCAGCTTTAGTGACATTGACCTATTTAGGTGCTGAGCGTGCAATTCCTAACTACAACACTATGGGCGTAGCAAAAGCGTCTTTAGAAGCTAATACTCGCTTTATGGCACAATCTTTAGGTAAAGATGGTGTGCGTGTTAATGCGATTTCAGCAGGTCCAATTCGTACATTAGCGGCATCAGGTATTAAAAACTTTAAGAAAATGTTAGCTGCTTGCGAAGCAGTTACACCAATTAGACGTACAGTGACGATTGATGATGTAGGTAATGCAGCTGCATTCTTATGTTCTAACCTTGCATCAGGTATTTCTGGTGAAGTTGTTCATGTTGACGGTGGTTTTAATATCGTTGCAATGTCTGAATTAGGTGACGAATAA
- the rlmE gene encoding 23S rRNA (uridine(2552)-2'-O)-methyltransferase RlmE produces MGKKRSASSSRWLAEHFKDQFVQKAHKQKLRSRAYFKLDEIQKSDRLFKHGMTVVDLGAAPGGWSQYVVTQIGGKGRVIACDILDMDPIAGVDFLQGDFREESVLSALLERVGEEKVDVIMSDMAPNFSGMPSVDIPRAMYLVELALDMCKQVLATKGSFVVKVFQGEGFDEYLREIRSLFSVVKVRKPEASRDRSREVYIVATGYKG; encoded by the coding sequence ATGGGTAAAAAACGGAGTGCAAGTTCATCTCGATGGCTTGCGGAACATTTTAAAGATCAATTCGTCCAAAAAGCACATAAACAAAAATTACGTTCTCGTGCTTACTTTAAGTTGGATGAAATTCAAAAAAGTGACCGTTTATTCAAACATGGCATGACCGTCGTCGATTTAGGTGCCGCACCTGGTGGTTGGTCACAATACGTTGTGACACAAATTGGAGGTAAGGGACGGGTTATCGCTTGTGATATTTTGGATATGGATCCCATTGCTGGCGTTGATTTTCTGCAAGGCGATTTTCGTGAAGAAAGTGTTTTAAGTGCACTTTTGGAACGAGTCGGAGAAGAAAAGGTCGATGTTATTATGTCTGATATGGCGCCCAATTTTAGTGGGATGCCATCCGTTGATATTCCTAGAGCCATGTATCTAGTGGAATTAGCATTAGATATGTGCAAACAAGTTCTTGCAACTAAAGGAAGTTTTGTTGTCAAAGTTTTCCAAGGTGAAGGATTTGATGAATATCTAAGAGAAATTCGCTCACTCTTTAGTGTGGTAAAAGTTCGTAAACCTGAAGCTTCTCGAGATCGTTCCCGAGAAGTTTATATTGTCGCAACGGGTTACAAAGGCTAA
- the apaH gene encoding bis(5'-nucleosyl)-tetraphosphatase (symmetrical) ApaH, protein MATYIIGDLHGCFEEFQRLLDKVNFDPKTDELWLTGDIIARGKDSLSCLRFVKELGSRATMVLGNHDLHLLSTLQGIKRVKPKDNLDAIFNADDREELQNWLRNRPLVAQHPKHKFLLAHAGISPEWQDIPTIFECAQEVESILQGDEFKSLLEQMYDAQPDRWSPDLTGIERWRYTINSLTRMRFCYTDKRLDFECKLPVEQASSELKPWFELDNPLYQTEKIIFGHWASLIGYQTPKNIYALDTGCVWGNYLTMLRWEDQQIFTQESLHKF, encoded by the coding sequence ATGGCGACCTATATTATTGGTGATTTACATGGCTGTTTTGAGGAGTTTCAACGATTACTCGACAAAGTAAATTTTGATCCTAAAACTGATGAATTATGGCTAACGGGCGATATTATCGCACGAGGAAAGGATTCATTATCGTGCCTACGTTTTGTCAAAGAGCTGGGTTCACGAGCTACAATGGTATTAGGTAACCATGATTTGCATTTGCTATCCACGTTGCAAGGTATAAAACGAGTTAAGCCTAAAGACAATTTGGATGCGATTTTTAATGCAGATGATCGTGAAGAATTGCAAAATTGGTTACGTAACCGACCGCTTGTGGCACAGCATCCTAAGCATAAATTTTTGCTCGCTCACGCCGGCATTAGCCCCGAATGGCAAGATATTCCGACTATTTTTGAATGTGCTCAAGAAGTGGAATCGATTTTACAAGGGGATGAGTTTAAAAGTTTGCTTGAACAAATGTATGATGCTCAACCTGATCGCTGGTCGCCCGATTTAACGGGGATTGAGCGTTGGCGTTATACGATTAATTCTCTCACGAGAATGCGTTTCTGCTATACAGACAAGCGGTTAGATTTTGAGTGTAAATTACCAGTCGAACAAGCGTCAAGCGAATTAAAACCCTGGTTTGAATTGGATAATCCCTTGTATCAAACTGAAAAAATTATATTTGGGCATTGGGCAAGTTTAATTGGTTATCAAACGCCTAAAAATATTTACGCATTAGATACGGGTTGTGTTTGGGGTAATTATTTAACCATGCTACGCTGGGAAGATCAGCAAATATTCACTCAAGAAAGTTTGCATAAATTCTAG